ATCTCGAGATAGATATTCCAGAGATGAACCAAGATCTCGAGATAGATATTCCAGAGATGAACCAAGATCTCGAGATAGATATTCCAGAGATGAACCAAGATCTCGAGATAGATATTCCAGAGATGAACCAAGATCTAGACAAGATGATTTTAGAAATTCTAAATCTAAAAGTGAAAAATTCCTAAAAAAATCTGAGAGTTTCTATTCTAATGGTTCTGAAAAATTCTATTCTTCTCTAAAAGAAAAATTATTTGAAATTCTAGGTGGTAAAATATGCTCAAGCTGTGGATTTAAAGATGAACGAGCTTTAGGATTTAATCATATTAATGATGAAGATGCATTTGATAGTATTCGAAGAGGTGGCTTTGCTTCATCTTGGGGAAAGTATATTTCTGAACCAGAATTGGCTAGAAAAGATCTGAGAGTATTGTGTTTGAACTGTAATGAAATTAGGCAACCTCAAGCCAAAACTGAACATAAAAAACCAAAATCTATGCATAAAAAAAGTAGATATTTTCCACGATAATCCCTAGAATCCCTTTTAAGAATTTATTAACATTTTTAATATGATTATTTATTTTTTGATTATGGATAATGACTATAAAGCATTAGGTATCAGTCTTGTTGTAATGGTTGGAATTGTAGCAATTTACACATTATTTTCAGGTTAATTCACTCTTTTACAATTTCTATATATTCATCCAACATTACAGTAGATATTATCTTGTGTTCTTTTTCGATAACTGACTGAATAAAATCTACAAAAACATCCACATCTACTTTATCTTTTAAAAGAATACTATGAGCCGATTTGTCTTTTAATGCTACAACTATTTCATTATCAAATATGTTTAAAATTGCTGTAATGAAAGTTTCATTCTTGTCTTTGATAAATAGAAGGCTGGATAGCTTTTGAACCTCATACTTATCATCGCATCTAATTTTGATTTTCATTAATTCTCAAAAATGAATTGTTCGATCTGATCTTTTGCTTTCTCTCTCTTTTCTTGATGAATTGCAAGAAACTCATTTATTTTTTCAATTAATATTGCTTTTAATTCACCAGTTAGCATTTTTCCAGATTTATAATCATCGTAAATTGATTTTAATTTATTATCATCCGGTTCAAAGAATATTCTAAGATACTGATAAGAGACATCAATATCTGGATTCCCTCCAAGTTTTCTATGTTGCTCAATATCTGTTTGGCCTCCAGAAAATGCATGTTTGTTTATTTTTTTCTTTACTGCATTTGGTGAATCAGTTGTGTAGATAGTTCCATTTTCATCTGAAGCTGACATTTTTCCTCCAGGTCCTGATAGTCCAGGAATCATGATATTATGAATTAAGGCTGGTTTTTGCTTCCCAATTTTTGGAGCTATATCTCTAGTTAATCTAAAATGAGGATCTTGATCAACTCCTAATGGAATCAAAACTGGTTTATCTTCAATGAAACACGGTGCAGATTGTAATGCTGTATAAAATATCATTCCAATATTTGTTTCATTTGTAAATCCAAACACTGCTTTTGTATTTGAAAAATTAATTTTTTTAGCAACTTGTGCAGCAATAGGGTATAATGTTTGAATATTTTTTGTATTGATAATTATTTTTGTATTGTTTGGTTTAAAGCCTAAAGCAATAAAATCAAGTGCATTTTCATATGCAAATTTACTAGTTTCTTCTAAAGTGAGATTTGGTTTTGCATAAAATTTTTCATCATCTGTTAATTGAAAATACATATTTACGCCAAATTTGTCTTGTAGCCATTTAGAAAAT
The DNA window shown above is from Nitrosarchaeum sp. and carries:
- a CDS encoding tryptophan--tRNA ligase → MSADDFIVTPWHVEGDIDYDKLIKKFGTEKISSDILNRIKKTTGEDHFMLRRGIFFSHRELNRILEDYDKGKKFFLYTGRGPSGHTHIGHLVPWVFSKWLQDKFGVNMYFQLTDDEKFYAKPNLTLEETSKFAYENALDFIALGFKPNNTKIIINTKNIQTLYPIAAQVAKKINFSNTKAVFGFTNETNIGMIFYTALQSAPCFIEDKPVLIPLGVDQDPHFRLTRDIAPKIGKQKPALIHNIMIPGLSGPGGKMSASDENGTIYTTDSPNAVKKKINKHAFSGGQTDIEQHRKLGGNPDIDVSYQYLRIFFEPDDNKLKSIYDDYKSGKMLTGELKAILIEKINEFLAIHQEKREKAKDQIEQFIFEN